One window of Perca flavescens isolate YP-PL-M2 chromosome 6, PFLA_1.0, whole genome shotgun sequence genomic DNA carries:
- the aste1a gene encoding single-strand DNA endonuclease ASTE1 yields the protein MGVQGLCTLLENHRDVYRDVRFRQSRLVIDGCNLIYLLYFDSGLDQNHGGEYAAFDALIEKFVKALRDCRITPYVVLDGGSDYTDKKLETVTERAKDRIIRAHQAAVEGSHEGILPRLVKGVFKQTLARLEVPVAKCYGEADQEIAALASEWQCPVLSKDSDFYIFDLPGPVGLLPLSDFKWEAVQGSGSQSYIPCKGYTTSSFCIVFQIQRQILPAFAALAGNDYVKLQRRESPIKWAQFAGPGSGGGWKSSRLEGLLRWLRRFNEPQDAFEAALGLMGGLSEDKKKELLQGLHLGMEEYKLPPSSLKKFFLHGMVPPFPAVEKVAGRVPNWVRLPLTQARLTSDILDVLLLRRNSLNNPVEHGDMPSSHLTSRPLRQLMYGLLLGQGEEVMERDRDGLQINFIPVKAVVPDSCRHLKLNSLDQAEPSLCLQVLLEALGVTEASLSNLPPPLRLPVAATCYWLRSARPRPDEALLKALLLGLSTGDSLRHRAALQIPNHRYGQKLDVGVVHAINQWQSCLRVSIQLNQLLGYPLPEPPIARLFQGTLVHQLVHRMRSGAKVKTFPKKERSSARLYSTMQTVVHQFHSEETSAAREGHRRAPAGAVAAAPRRQPLDELTANLQQLFLLYGDDEEEEEARTEACSQVKVQEDLHLSELVSVKTRYRAKERNNRCRNPELARKEECRGWDLL from the exons ATGGGAGTCCAGGGACTGTGCACTCTGCTGGAGAATCACCGGGACGTCTACCGGGACGTCCGGTTCAGGCAGAGCCGGCTGGTGATCGACGGCTGCAACCTCATCTACCTGCTGTACTTCGACTCAG GTCTGGATCAGAATCACGGCGGGGAGTACGCAGCGTTCGATGCGCTGATTGAGAAGTTCGTCAAAGCCCTCAGAGACTGCCGGATCACGCCGTACGTGGTGCTGGACGGAGGCTCGGACTACACGGACAAGAAGCTGGAAACTGTGACCGAAAGAGCCAAAGATCGCATCATTAGAGCCCATCAAGCGGCCGTAGAGGGCAGTCACGAGGGCATCCTGCCACGGCTGGTCAAGGGGGTGTTCAAACAGACGCTGGCGCGGCTGGAGGTCCCGGTGGCGAAGTGCTACGGAGAAGCTGACCAGGAGATCGCAGCCCTGGCCAGCGAGTGGCAGTGCCCGGTGCTGTCCAAAGACAGCGACTTCTACATCTTCGACCTCCCGGGGCCGGTGGGGCTGCTGCCTCTATCCGACTTCAAGTGGGAGGCGGTACAAGGGAGCGGTTCGCAGAGCTACATCCCCTGCAAGGGCTACACCACATCCAGCTTCTGCATCGTCTTCCAAATCCAGCGCCAGATCCTGCCCGCCTTCGCCGCTCTGGCAGGGAACGACTACGTGAAGCTGCAGAGGAGGGAGTCGCCCATCAAGTGGGCTCAGTTCGCCGGTCCAGGCAGCGGCGGCGGCTGGAAATCGAGCCGCCTGGAGGGGCTGCTCCGCTGGCTGAGGCGCTTCAACGAGCCACAGGACGCCTTCGAGGCAGCGCTGGGGCTGATGGGAGGACTGAGCGAGGACAAAAAGAAGGAGCTGCTGCAGGGTTTGCATCTGGGCATGGAGGAGTACAAACTCCCTCCCAGCTCCCTGAAGAAGTTCTTCCTCCATGGGATGGTGCCTCCGTTCCCAGCTGTGGAAAAG GTGGCGGGTCGTGTCCCCAACTGGGTCCGGCTGCCGCTGACGCAGGCCCGGCTGACTTCAGACATCTTGGACGTTCTGCTGCTGCGCAGGAACTCGCTCAACAACCCTGTGGAGCACGGTGACATGCCCAGCTCTCACCTGACGTCCCGCCCGCTGCGCCAGCTGATGTACGGGCTGCTGCTGGGCCAAGGAGAGGAGGTGATGGAGCGAGACCGAGACGGCCTGCAGATCAATTTCATCCCAGTCAAAGCTGTCGTCCCAGACTCCTGCCGGCACCTGAAACTCAACTCGCTGGATCAG GCGGAGCCCTCTCTGTGTCTGCAGGTGCTACTAGAGGCTCTGGGCGTGACCGAGGCCTCTTTGAGCAACCTGCCGCCTCCGCTGCGCCTCCCGGTGGCCGCCACCTGCTACTGGCTGCGGAGCGCTCGGCCTCGGCCGGACGAGGCGCTGCTGAAGGCGCTGCTGCTGGGCCTGAGCACTGGAGACTCACTGAGACACAGAGCAG CTCTGCAGATTCCAAACCACCGATATGGGCAAAAGCTGGACGTGGGCGTGGTTCACGCCATCAACCAATGGCAGAGCTGCCTGAGGGTCAGCATCCAGCTGAACCAGCTGCTGGGCTACCCCTTACCTGAACCCCCGATCGCCAG GTTGTTTCAGGGGACGTTGGTCCACCAGCTGGTCCACAGGATGAGGTCAGGAGCCAAAGTGAAGACCTTTCCGAAGAAGGAGCGCTCCAGTGCCAGACTGTACTCCACCATGCAGACAGTCGTCCACCAGTTCCACTCTGAGGAGACGTCTGCAGCCCGCGAGGGCCATCGGCGAGCGCCGGCGGGGGCCGTGGCGGCTGCTCCGCGGCGCCAGCCTCTGGACGAGCTGACCGCCAACCTGCAGCAGCTCTTCCTCCTGTACGGAgacgacgaggaggaggaggaggcaaggACCGAGGCGTGCAGCCAGGTCAAAGTGCAGGAGGATCTGCATCTAAGCGAACTGGTGTCAGTGAAAACTCGCTACAGAGCCAAAGAGAGAAACAACCGGTGCAGGAACCCAGAGCTGGCCCGCAAAGAGGAGTGCCGGGGCTGGGACCTGCTCTGA